DNA from Funiculus sociatus GB2-C1:
CCATGTCAACAGAAACTTTCGGATGGGCGCAAAAAGCGGCTCTGGGTAAGGCGCTTTCCTCTCTGTTTTACCATTTTTTGGGGTGGTCAGTTACTTTTGCCGGGGTGCACTAGGTAAAATTCTTCCCAATCCCCAATCCCCAATCCCCAATCCCCACTACTGCTGTATCAAGCCTTACCAAACTCAGTAGCCAAATCCGCTAAATTCATTTCAGAAGGAAATGTAATTTAGGCTACACCTATGCGGCTAGAGCAGTTGCAAGCATTTCTGGCAGTTGCACAAACAGGCAGCTTTCAGCAAGCAGCACGAAAATGTGGATTCACCCAGTCCACCATCAGCAGACAAATCCAGTCTCTAGAATCAGAACTTGGTGTTCCACTGTTTCATCGCACAGCTCAGGCAAAGCTAACATTAGGGGGCGAAAGATTTTTGCCAAGAGCAGGCAAAATCTGTCAGGAGTGGCAACAAGCCACGCAGGAATTAACCGACTTGTTGGCGGGAAAACAGCCAGAACTATGCGTAGCGGCGATTCATTCAGTTTGCGCCCACTATTTACCGCCAGTGTTGCAGCAATTTTGCCGAAATTATCCAGACGTGCAGCTGCGAGTGACTTCACTGGGAAGCGATCGCGCTTTAAAAGTCCTCCGCGATGGGCTGGTGGATGTGGCAATTGTGATGAATAACCGCTTTTTAACGGCTAGTCCGGATATGGTGGTAGACATCCTATACAATGAACCCATCGAAATCCTGATGGCGGCAAATCATCCGTTGACTGAGTATGAACAGGTGCCTTGGTCAGAACTCGTTAAATACCCGCAAGTTGTGTTTAAAGATGGCTACGGGATGCAACGCTTAGTGCAAGAGCGATTTTTGCGCCTTGGCGCTAATCTTCAGGCAGTTATGGAGTTAAATACGCTTGATGCCTTTCGCGGCGTTGTGCGTCAGGGAGAATTAATTGCCCTTTTGCCGCAGTCGGCTTTGGTGGATGCGCGTCACGATTCAACGCTGGCTATCCGCACCATTGAATCCACCCCAGCATCGCATAGCCTCGCCGACTCTCTCACAGATATGGGCTTGTCTCGTCAAGTTGTGATGGTGACAACAAGCGATCGCTTGATAATTCCACCAATTCAGCGTTTTTGCCAGCTGGTGCGCGAATCAATTCCGTTGCAATTTAAGCAAGCAATTAGCAGCACCGTAATCTGTTCGCCAGCCTCAGTCATTAGTCATTAGGAAAACAACTGACAACTAATAAAATCAAAACTCAAAACTCTTTATGAGTAACGCCTTTAGGGAAATTCTGCGAAAAATTGGTAGCGGCCCCCACACCGGGGAAAATATGACTCGCTTTGAGGCGGCGGAAGCGACACGGATGATGCTACTACAGGAAGCA
Protein-coding regions in this window:
- a CDS encoding LysR family transcriptional regulator, whose amino-acid sequence is MRLEQLQAFLAVAQTGSFQQAARKCGFTQSTISRQIQSLESELGVPLFHRTAQAKLTLGGERFLPRAGKICQEWQQATQELTDLLAGKQPELCVAAIHSVCAHYLPPVLQQFCRNYPDVQLRVTSLGSDRALKVLRDGLVDVAIVMNNRFLTASPDMVVDILYNEPIEILMAANHPLTEYEQVPWSELVKYPQVVFKDGYGMQRLVQERFLRLGANLQAVMELNTLDAFRGVVRQGELIALLPQSALVDARHDSTLAIRTIESTPASHSLADSLTDMGLSRQVVMVTTSDRLIIPPIQRFCQLVRESIPLQFKQAISSTVICSPASVISH